The Methanobrevibacter sp. region TCGGATAAACATAGCTTCCGACTATTAAAATAGGATCAATTTTAATTAGTTTACCATGAGAAGTTGTGCTTTCTGCAATGGCTTTTAGTTCATTGAAATTATCAATAAACCATTGTTTGATTTTAAGTGCATCATTTACATCCTTACATTTAATGGCCGGTGCCCTGGTCATATTATCAGAGGTCACCCTTGCATTTGCACCTCCAGATGCAGTAATGGTTGATGTTCCCCTGTTAATTGAAGCTACAAGCGCTCCTTCAGAAGTGGCCAGCGGGACAAATACTTCCCTTTTGCAGTATTCTCCATTGATTTTTAAAGGTCCTGCAATCCCCATAGGAAGCTGCAATACTCCAATGGAGTTTTCAATATTTCTAGCTGAAGCCCTTTCCATGTCAAGAGTGTAATTTGAAATATTATCTAATTTAATAGAATATTTTTGTTCCAAGAATTCCCTTCTAATATCTGTTGCGTCCTTTGCTGAAACTTCCCTGTCAACCTGGTAAAGTTTCATTTCACCGTTTAATAATTTATCAATGATTTCCTGATTTGACATTACATAACCTTTTTAAGTAAATCTACAATTTCAGACGGTTTTACAGCCACTTCAACACCTGCTGCATTTAAAGCTTTGGTTTTACTTTCAACAGTGCCGGAAGTTCCCTGAATAATCGCTCCTGCATGCCCCATTCTTTTTCCAGGCGGTGCGGTTCTTCCAGCTATGTAAGATACAACAGGTTTTGACATTTCCTCTGCAATATATGTTCCTGCTCTTTCTTCTGCAGTTCCTCCAATTTCACCAATTAAAACAACAGCATCAGTATTATCATCCTTTTCAAATCTTTTTAAGATATCAACATAATTATCCCCGGTAACCGGGTCTCCTCCGATACCTACAGCAGTACTTTGACCGATACCTGCATTTGTAAGTTCGCTTGCAATTTCATAAGTTAATGTACCGCTTCTTGAAATTAACCCTACCCTGCCTTCTTTAAAAATGTGGGTAGGCATAATACCTAATTTTCCAACACCTGGAGATATGATTCCAGGAGTGTTTGGACCGATAACTGTAGTTCCCATTTGCTTTGCATATTCCATGATTTTCATACTGTCATGGACAGGTATGTGTTCAGAAATGATGACAACCAAATCCAAGTTTCTTATTGCTTCAAATGCGGCATCTTTTGCAAATCTTGCAGGAACAAAGATGATTGAAGCATTAATATCGCAAACTTCTTTTGCCTCGTTTATTGAATTAAAAATTGGAACTTGGTTTAAAAATTTTTGACCACCCTTTCCAGGGGTTATTCCAGCAACAATATTGGTATTATAGTTTAACATTTGTTCTGTATGGAAGGAACCCTGTTTACCTGTTATTCCTTGAACTAAACATTTTGTATCTTCATTTAATAAAATCATAATACGTATCTCCTATCTTAATATCCTAGTTTTATTTTCAAATGGAACGGCTAAATCTATTACATTTCCATTCATAAATGCAACGGCCGAAAAAATTACACTACCGGGCAATACATTGCAAGTTGTTCCTCTTTTAACTAAATAAACATTTTTATTTCCAAGTGCTGCACCAATCATTGCACTGGCTATAACTCCAACAGATTCAATATTTTCAACAGTAGCCACTACAACCGGATCATCAGTTTCAGGTGAAACATATCCGACACCAGGGATTTTCCTTATTTTAGGTTCAATATAATCGGAAATGTCTGTTAAATTTTTCATACCCTTAGCAGCATCAATAGCTGAGTTGGCAACATCTGCAACAAACGGCTCTCCACCATAAGTATCAAATCCTAAAACAATTGCGTCAGGATACATGTCCTGCTTAATATCTGCTTCAGCATATGAAACACCTTCCCCGGCACCCTGCGGAGTTGATGATATTCCTGATAAATCTCCTAAGTTTTCTGCACTTTCTCTTAAAACATCAATAATACCTTTATTAATAGATTCAAGCAGTTCATCTTCAACAAATGCACTTACAACAACATCATCGCCTGTGATGTTTGTAAGTGCCACATCTCTTGCACCTAATTCTTTGACTTTATAAAGGTTTTTTTCAATAGTTTCTACTAGCTTAGCACTACAAGATACATCATTTTCAGATATATCTGCGCCCATAGCTGTAATTTTCAAATTAACACCTTGTATAATTTATTTTTTAAATAAATAAAATATTAAATTTTATTGTTATATAATTATATTTTTTATAATTAATAAGTTTTAATAATTGTTTAATATGTCCCAATCAGTCAAGCAACTTATTTTTAAAAAAATTTAATTAATAGCAAAGGGATAGTATTAATTGATGTATTCACAAACAAAAATCGCAATTCCAATTTTTCAAAAAAATTGCAAGGACGTAATCGAAGTAGCAAATGATTGTATTGACAAGGGCGCGGATATTTTAGAATTTAGAATTGACGCTCTGGAAAACCCTAAAATAAGTGAAATTAAAAGTGCAATTGATGAAATTAACTTCCCTATAATAGCTACAAATAGAATTCAAAGTGAAGGCGGGTCTTTTAGGGGAACTGAAGAAGAAAGATTCAATATATTATATGAATGCTGTGATATTGTCGATTATGTAGATATTGAACTGCAAAGTAAAGATGAATACATAAATAAAATTCATGACACCGGAGTTACAACAATTATCTCCTATCATGATTTTGAAAAAACACCTAATTTAAATGAAATAACCTATATTGTTGAAAAAGAGCAGGAACTTGGAGATATTGCAAAGGTTGCATTTATGCCACAGAATCTTGAAGACACTTTAACAATCCTGGCTGTTCTTTCCCATTGTGAAAACACGATTGCAATATCCATGGGAGAATTAGGAAGCTATACAAGAGTCATGGCATCAAAATTTAATTCTCCGATTACTTTTGCTGCAGGAACTGATGTGACTGCTCCCGGACAAATCGACATTGAAACTATGAAAGTACTGCTTAATATGGATTTAAATATATTAGATGAGTGATTGAAATGGTTAAAAAAATCATTTTAGCTTCAATAATAATAATTATTTTTGTGATTTCAGGTATTTTTTTATTAAATGAAAATACGGTAAACGTTTACCTTGACGGGGAAAATATCAGCGTTGAAACTAAGACACTGGACAATGTTGACACACACAACCTAAACAAGGCAATTTGCAATTACACATTAAATGTTATGAACAATTCGACAGCTAATGTTGAAACTTTAAAAAATGGCGTTTCAAACCTTTGCAGAGATTACGGCCTTAAGAATTCCAAAATAAATATTGATTCAAGTTTGGGACCAGACCAAATTCCAATTAAGGTTTATGTTAACGGAACATCCATGCTTCCTACACTGCAAGACGGACAATACGCTTTAGTAAATAAGACCCATGATATTGAGATTGGAGATATCGTAGTTGCCCGGTCTGATGAATATGGCGAAGTCATAAAAAGAGTTGATCAGATAAATGGAGACAATGTGCATTTAGTCAGCGACAATAAAAACATTTCCTATGAATACATTAACGGATATCTCTATCAGATTAAAGGAATAACAACATGGGTTGAACTTTCTGACATTCAGGGAGTTGTTATTGATTATTAACATCATTATTAGATTACTAGTTTGAATTCCCTATAATTTAGATATTCATTGCCGTTATTATCTGCTCTAGCAAATTCACTGTCACACATTTCTTCGATGGAATAGCCCTCCCAAAAAGAATCTTCAGCAAATATATAGCTATGTTGAGAGAATTCATTAAAGTCAATTACATTATCATTGTTTGAATCAACATCCATAAAAAAATCATAATCTGAAGTTTCATTATAAGGATTGAGTATGTCCAAATAATATCCATAATTCAGTTTAAATGCATCACTAAACTCATCAAAGGACAATATTCCATCATTATCCGAATCACCCTTTTTAAAATCTTCCCCCATCATATTTTTAATTTCGCTATAATTCAAATCAGAATATACTTTAATGTAAACAAAATCAAATTGTTTAAAATCGTTTTCATCCATTTGACTAGTGTAAAGCCCTTTTAAAGTATCCCCATCTGCATTTATTGAATAACATGGTGAGACTAAAACCAGCAATAAAAACATTATCATAAGTTTTCTCATGATTAATAATATGACGCTAACAATTATTTAACATGACTGGAAATTTAAAAAAAAGTTCAGCAAATCAAATAAACTTGTAAAGAAAAATTTACATGAGAAATCCTCTTTTGACAGACATTAAAAAAAAGAGAAATAATTCCGAAGAATTATTTCTTAGAGAGTATTTTTGCGATTAGAACTCTATTTATTCATATGGGAAATCAGACTGCATCGTCGCCCATTTCACCTGTCCTGATTCTGATTACATTTTCAACAGGCTGTATGAAGATTTTTCCATCACCTATATTTCCTGTGCGGGCACCTTTTATAATTGCGTCAATGATTAAATCAACACTTTCATCTTTTACAACTATTTCCACACGTGTTTTTGGAATCAGATCAATGCAGAAGTTTGAACCTCTATAGGACTCTTTAATTCCTCTTTGACTTCCCCTTCCTTTAACTTCAGAAACTGTCATGCCTTCACAGCCTTCTTTTAACAGTTCTTTTTTAACGTCCTCAAATTTTTCCTGTCTGATAATTGCAATAATACGTTTCATTAAAATCACCTTTATGAATTAAAGTTATATGCAGATTCTTTGTGAAGGTTGGAGTCTAATCCTCCGATTTCTTCATCTTCATCAACTCTTATACCATCCATAGTTTTATCTAAAACTTTTGCAAGTATGTAGCTAACTGTGAATGCATAAGCTATAGTGGTTATTACACTTATTATTTGTATTACAACTTGGTTTGCATTACCTGCAATTAAACCTGCAGCACCATTGATTGCTGGAAGTGCAAATATACCTGTAGCTATTGCTCCCCATACACCGGACATTCCGTGAATGCCCCATGCATCTAATGCGTCATCATAACCGAGTTTTGGTTTTAGATAGTTAATCGCGAAGTATGATACGATTGGAGCTACAGCACCAATAATTAATGCTCCAAATACATCAACAAATCCTGCTGCAGGAGTAATACCAACGAGACCTGCAATTGCACCGGAAATTGCACCTAACACAGTAGGTTTTCCTATTGTAAGTGTATCAATTACTGTCCAAACAATAAGACCCATTGCAGCTGCAACATTTGAGACTATAATTGCATTAGCTGCAAGTCCGTTTGCTGCAAGACCGGATCCTCCGTTGAATCCCATCCATCCAAACCAAAGTAATGCTGCACCTAAAACTGCATATCCTAAGTTGTGAGGAATTAATGAAGGGTTTTTTCTTTTTCCTAATACTAATGCAACAGCCAATGCAGAAATACCGGAGTTAATATGAACTACAGCACCTCCTGCAAAATCAAGTGCTCCCATCTGCATTAACCATCCTCCTCCCCATACCCAATGGGCAATAGGGACATAAACAAGACAGATCCACAATATTGTAAAGATTACCCAAGCTTTTGTTTTCATTCTTCCAACTAAAGCACCGGACATGATTGTACATGTTATTCCTGCAAATGCACACTGGAACATGACAAATAATAATGTAGGTATAGTTCCTGTTAAGTCGTCAAGCCCAATTCCCTGTAAGAAGAAATTGGTTGGAGATCCTATTAATCCATAAACGTCAGCTCCAAATGCAAACTGGTAACCAAATACAACCCAAATTATACTAACAATTGAAAAAGCAATAAATGTTAAAAAAATTGTATTTAAAACATTTTTACGTTTGCTTAATCCTCCATAAAAAAATGCTACTGCAGGAATGCTCATTAAAAGTACGAGAAGTGTACAAACGAGAACCCATGCAGTATCACCACCATTAAACATGACCATTTTATCAACTCTTAAATTAAATTATAAATAATTATTAAAATCAAATTCATCGGAAATACTATGTCGGAAGTAATATTCCGATAGATAATGATTAGAATATCATCATATATAAATCTTTTGAAAACAGCAACCATCAATAAAAAAGGCACCCCCAAAAAAATAATAACAAAACACCCACAATTTCTAAAAATAATATAATTTCACCTTAAATCAATGGAATAATAAGATTAAAATTTAATATTTTAAGAAAACATTAAATATTAGCTTTTAAAATAAATAATAATAGTACAAATTAGAATTAAAAGAAAGTGTTATTATGAAAGACTCAGTAAAAGCAAAATTAATAGTATTTTTAATCATTGCACTTCTTGCATTCGGCATTAGTTCTGCATTTGCTAGTCTAACAGATAAAGGCACAACAGATTCATATAAGCTAATTCCTATTGAAGATGATTCATTTGAACCAAACTACATCAATAAAGTTCCAACAATCAAACCAAAAATAAAAACCAATAACAATACCCTCACCAACAATACAACCACCAATACAACAAATCCAGACATAGAAACAGTGGTTGACAAAAACAATTCCAATAGAATATACACATATACGGGCTGATAAAATGATAGGTGAAAAAAAGAAATTCATCAGAGATAGCGTCTATGGAGATATTAATCTAAATTACTTCGAAGTAAAAATAATGGACATGCCTCAGTTTCAGCGTTTAAGGCGGATTAAGCAGTTAGGCCTAATAAGTTTAATTT contains the following coding sequences:
- the sucD gene encoding succinate--CoA ligase subunit alpha — protein: MILLNEDTKCLVQGITGKQGSFHTEQMLNYNTNIVAGITPGKGGQKFLNQVPIFNSINEAKEVCDINASIIFVPARFAKDAAFEAIRNLDLVVIISEHIPVHDSMKIMEYAKQMGTTVIGPNTPGIISPGVGKLGIMPTHIFKEGRVGLISRSGTLTYEIASELTNAGIGQSTAVGIGGDPVTGDNYVDILKRFEKDDNTDAVVLIGEIGGTAEERAGTYIAEEMSKPVVSYIAGRTAPPGKRMGHAGAIIQGTSGTVESKTKALNAAGVEVAVKPSEIVDLLKKVM
- the aroD gene encoding type I 3-dehydroquinate dehydratase, with the translated sequence MYSQTKIAIPIFQKNCKDVIEVANDCIDKGADILEFRIDALENPKISEIKSAIDEINFPIIATNRIQSEGGSFRGTEEERFNILYECCDIVDYVDIELQSKDEYINKIHDTGVTTIISYHDFEKTPNLNEITYIVEKEQELGDIAKVAFMPQNLEDTLTILAVLSHCENTIAISMGELGSYTRVMASKFNSPITFAAGTDVTAPGQIDIETMKVLLNMDLNILDE
- a CDS encoding S24/S26 family peptidase, with product MVKKIILASIIIIIFVISGIFLLNENTVNVYLDGENISVETKTLDNVDTHNLNKAICNYTLNVMNNSTANVETLKNGVSNLCRDYGLKNSKINIDSSLGPDQIPIKVYVNGTSMLPTLQDGQYALVNKTHDIEIGDIVVARSDEYGEVIKRVDQINGDNVHLVSDNKNISYEYINGYLYQIKGITTWVELSDIQGVVIDY
- a CDS encoding EF-hand domain-containing protein — protein: MRKLMIMFLLLVLVSPCYSINADGDTLKGLYTSQMDENDFKQFDFVYIKVYSDLNYSEIKNMMGEDFKKGDSDNDGILSFDEFSDAFKLNYGYYLDILNPYNETSDYDFFMDVDSNNDNVIDFNEFSQHSYIFAEDSFWEGYSIEEMCDSEFARADNNGNEYLNYREFKLVI
- a CDS encoding P-II family nitrogen regulator gives rise to the protein MKRIIAIIRQEKFEDVKKELLKEGCEGMTVSEVKGRGSQRGIKESYRGSNFCIDLIPKTRVEIVVKDESVDLIIDAIIKGARTGNIGDGKIFIQPVENVIRIRTGEMGDDAV
- a CDS encoding ammonium transporter, with the translated sequence MVMFNGGDTAWVLVCTLLVLLMSIPAVAFFYGGLSKRKNVLNTIFLTFIAFSIVSIIWVVFGYQFAFGADVYGLIGSPTNFFLQGIGLDDLTGTIPTLLFVMFQCAFAGITCTIMSGALVGRMKTKAWVIFTILWICLVYVPIAHWVWGGGWLMQMGALDFAGGAVVHINSGISALAVALVLGKRKNPSLIPHNLGYAVLGAALLWFGWMGFNGGSGLAANGLAANAIIVSNVAAAMGLIVWTVIDTLTIGKPTVLGAISGAIAGLVGITPAAGFVDVFGALIIGAVAPIVSYFAINYLKPKLGYDDALDAWGIHGMSGVWGAIATGIFALPAINGAAGLIAGNANQVVIQIISVITTIAYAFTVSYILAKVLDKTMDGIRVDEDEEIGGLDSNLHKESAYNFNS